From Vogesella sp. XCS3, the proteins below share one genomic window:
- a CDS encoding FAD-binding oxidoreductase: protein MDADVIVLGAGMVGVSAALALQQRGRQVWLLDRRAPGEETSHGNAGLLERAAVIPYGFPRQLSSVLRLAANRSPDVRYHPATLPSYAGWLWQYWRESAPARLAATGRAMLPLLEACLPEHDAWIRAAGVTELRRSEGLLEAWRGEAAFFDEAANAQRIAREYGLGVSVLDAVALRQAEPGLGQGFSGAIHWHDPHSIRDPGALVRGYAAYFQTLGGVLKQCAVQGLRQAGNGWQVHTDAGVYQAREVVLALGPWSDDLYTPLGYRIPLQVKRGYHMHYHARGPGLQRTVVDMENSFLVAPMARGLRLATGVELARRDAPPTPNQLAQAEALAQGLFPLGERVDAQPWVGCRPCLPDMRPVIGAAPRHPGLWFCFGHSHLGLTLGPVSGRLLAEMMLGEKPFTDPEPYSPARFA, encoded by the coding sequence ATGGATGCAGATGTAATCGTACTGGGTGCCGGCATGGTCGGCGTATCGGCCGCCCTGGCCCTGCAGCAACGTGGCCGTCAGGTATGGCTGCTGGACAGGCGCGCGCCTGGTGAAGAAACCAGCCACGGCAACGCCGGCCTGCTGGAGCGGGCGGCGGTGATACCGTACGGTTTTCCGCGCCAGCTGTCGTCGGTGCTGCGCCTGGCGGCCAACCGCTCGCCCGACGTGCGCTACCACCCGGCCACGCTGCCATCCTACGCCGGCTGGCTGTGGCAGTACTGGCGCGAGTCGGCACCGGCACGGTTGGCCGCTACCGGCCGCGCCATGCTGCCCTTGCTGGAAGCCTGCCTGCCCGAGCACGACGCCTGGATTCGCGCCGCCGGTGTGACCGAGCTGCGCCGCAGCGAAGGCCTGCTGGAGGCGTGGCGCGGCGAGGCTGCATTTTTTGACGAAGCGGCCAATGCGCAGCGTATCGCCCGCGAATACGGCCTGGGCGTAAGCGTGCTGGACGCGGTGGCGCTGCGTCAGGCCGAGCCGGGGCTGGGGCAGGGCTTTAGCGGGGCGATTCACTGGCACGACCCGCACAGCATCCGCGACCCCGGCGCGCTGGTGCGCGGCTACGCGGCCTACTTCCAGACGCTGGGCGGGGTATTGAAACAATGCGCGGTGCAGGGCTTGCGCCAGGCCGGCAACGGCTGGCAGGTACATACCGACGCGGGTGTGTACCAGGCACGCGAAGTGGTGCTGGCGCTGGGGCCGTGGTCGGACGACCTGTACACGCCGCTGGGCTACCGCATCCCGCTACAGGTGAAACGCGGCTACCACATGCACTACCATGCGCGCGGCCCCGGCTTGCAGCGCACCGTGGTAGACATGGAAAACAGCTTTCTGGTGGCGCCGATGGCGCGTGGCTTGCGCCTGGCTACCGGGGTGGAGCTGGCACGCCGCGACGCACCGCCCACGCCAAACCAGCTGGCGCAAGCCGAAGCGCTGGCGCAGGGCCTGTTCCCGCTGGGGGAGCGAGTGGACGCCCAGCCATGGGTGGGCTGCCGCCCGTGTCTGCCGGACATGCGCCCGGTGATCGGCGCCGCGCCGCGTCACCCAGGTTTGTGGTTCTGCTTTGGCCACAGCCATCTGGGGCTGACGCTGGGGCCGGTTTCCGGCCGCCTGCTGGCCGAGATGATGCTGGGCGAGAAGCCGTTTACCGACCCCGAGCCGTACTCGCCGGCGCGCTTTGCCTGA
- a CDS encoding L-serine ammonia-lyase: MAISVFDLFKIGIGPSSSHTVGPMRAARQFVARLEKDGLLATTASVKAEMFGSLGATGKGHGTDTAVLLGLQGEYPDLVDTDAVDGMLAAIRADKAIRLLGSHVVPFVEGEHLILHKRKALPYHPNGMIFEAFAANGDSLSKRAYYSVGGGFVVDEAAIDAGFTPPGVTELKHPFKTGAELLALCQRHGKSISQIMLENELAWRSEDEVRAGLLNIWQVMQSCVKRGCEREGILPGGMKVKRRAADMYQKLLASPEAALRDPLTVMDWVNLYALAVNEENAAGGRVVTAPTNGAAGIIPAVMHYYARFIPGANDDGIVRFLLTAGAIGILFKLNASISGAEVGCQGEVGSACSMAAGGLAEVLGGTPEQVENAAEIGMEHNLGLTCDPVGGLVQVPCIERNAMASIKAINAARMALRGDGQHFVSLDRVIKTMRDTGRDMSTKYKETARGGLAINVIEVPVNIVEC, encoded by the coding sequence ATGGCTATCAGCGTATTCGACCTCTTCAAGATCGGCATTGGCCCGTCCAGCTCCCACACCGTTGGCCCGATGCGTGCCGCCCGCCAGTTTGTGGCGCGGCTGGAAAAAGACGGCCTGCTGGCCACCACCGCCAGCGTAAAAGCCGAAATGTTCGGCTCGCTGGGCGCCACCGGCAAAGGCCACGGCACCGATACGGCCGTGCTGCTGGGCTTGCAGGGCGAATACCCTGACCTGGTCGACACCGACGCGGTAGACGGCATGCTGGCCGCCATCCGTGCCGACAAGGCCATCCGCCTGTTGGGCAGCCACGTGGTGCCTTTTGTCGAAGGCGAACACCTGATCCTGCACAAGCGCAAGGCGCTGCCCTACCACCCCAACGGCATGATCTTCGAAGCGTTTGCGGCCAACGGCGATAGCCTGTCCAAGCGCGCCTACTACTCGGTGGGCGGCGGCTTCGTGGTGGACGAAGCGGCCATCGACGCCGGCTTCACCCCGCCCGGCGTCACCGAGCTGAAGCACCCGTTCAAGACCGGTGCCGAGCTGCTGGCGCTGTGCCAGCGCCACGGCAAGTCCATCAGCCAGATCATGCTGGAAAACGAGCTGGCCTGGCGCAGCGAAGATGAAGTGCGCGCCGGCCTGCTGAACATCTGGCAAGTCATGCAAAGCTGCGTGAAGCGCGGCTGCGAGCGCGAGGGCATTCTGCCCGGCGGCATGAAGGTAAAACGCCGCGCCGCCGACATGTACCAGAAGCTGCTGGCCTCGCCGGAAGCCGCGCTGCGCGACCCGCTCACCGTGATGGACTGGGTCAACCTGTACGCGCTGGCGGTAAACGAAGAAAACGCCGCCGGTGGCCGCGTGGTCACCGCGCCGACCAACGGCGCGGCCGGCATCATCCCGGCGGTGATGCACTACTACGCCCGTTTCATTCCAGGTGCCAACGACGACGGTATCGTGCGCTTTTTGCTGACCGCTGGCGCTATCGGCATCCTGTTCAAGCTGAACGCGTCGATCTCCGGCGCCGAAGTGGGCTGCCAGGGCGAGGTGGGCTCGGCCTGTTCCATGGCAGCAGGCGGCCTGGCAGAAGTGCTGGGCGGCACGCCGGAGCAAGTGGAAAACGCCGCCGAAATCGGCATGGAGCACAACTTGGGCCTGACCTGCGACCCGGTAGGCGGCCTGGTACAGGTACCGTGCATCGAGCGCAACGCCATGGCGTCGATCAAGGCGATCAACGCCGCGCGCATGGCGCTGCGTGGCGACGGCCAGCACTTTGTATCGCTGGACCGCGTGATCAAGACCATGCGCGACACCGGCCGCGACATGAGCACCAAGTACAAGGAAACCGCACGCGGCGGCCTGGCGATCAATGTGATCGAGGTGCCGGTGAATATTGTGGAGTGCTAA
- the glyA gene encoding serine hydroxymethyltransferase, translating into MFTQDMQIAGFDDALWAAIQAENQRQQDHIELIASENYTSPRVMQAQGTQLTNKYAEGYPGKRYYGGCEHVDVVEQLAIDRACQLFGAQYANVQPHSGSQANAAVYMALLQPGDTILGMSLAHGGHLTHGASVNFSGKIYKAVQYGINTESGAIDYDEVQRLATEHQPKMLVAGFSAYSLVVDWARMRQIADSVGAWLFVDMAHVAGLVAAGLYPSPLPHAHVVTTTTHKTLRGPRGGLILAANPDEALVKKLQSLVFPGIQGGPLMHVIAAKAVAFLEALQPEFKTYQQQVLDNARTMVAVFRQRGYTVVSGKTDDHLFLLSLIDKGLTGKAADAALGAACITVNKNAVPNDPQSPFVTSGIRIGTPAITSRGFGSAEAGQVAHWVCDILDDIDNADVAPRVRRQVAELCAAFPVYR; encoded by the coding sequence ATGTTCACGCAAGACATGCAGATTGCCGGCTTCGACGACGCACTGTGGGCCGCCATCCAGGCCGAAAACCAGCGCCAACAAGACCACATCGAGCTGATTGCCTCGGAAAACTACACCAGCCCGCGCGTGATGCAGGCGCAAGGCACCCAGCTCACCAACAAGTACGCCGAGGGCTACCCCGGCAAGCGCTACTACGGCGGCTGCGAGCACGTGGACGTGGTGGAACAGCTGGCCATCGACCGCGCCTGCCAGCTGTTTGGTGCACAGTATGCCAACGTGCAGCCGCACTCCGGCAGCCAGGCCAACGCCGCGGTGTATATGGCGCTGCTGCAGCCGGGTGACACCATCCTGGGCATGAGCCTGGCACACGGCGGCCACCTTACCCACGGCGCCAGCGTCAATTTTTCCGGCAAGATCTACAAGGCTGTGCAGTACGGCATCAACACGGAAAGCGGCGCCATTGATTACGACGAAGTGCAACGGCTGGCCACCGAACACCAGCCAAAAATGCTGGTAGCTGGCTTCTCCGCCTACTCGCTGGTGGTGGACTGGGCGCGCATGCGCCAGATTGCCGACAGCGTTGGCGCCTGGCTGTTTGTAGACATGGCGCACGTGGCCGGCCTGGTGGCCGCCGGGCTCTACCCCAGCCCGCTGCCGCACGCCCATGTGGTAACTACCACCACCCACAAGACGCTGCGCGGCCCGCGCGGCGGCCTGATCCTGGCGGCCAACCCGGACGAAGCCTTGGTGAAAAAGCTGCAGTCGCTGGTTTTCCCCGGCATTCAGGGCGGCCCGCTGATGCACGTGATCGCCGCCAAGGCGGTGGCCTTTCTGGAGGCGCTGCAACCCGAATTCAAAACCTACCAGCAGCAGGTACTGGATAACGCCCGCACCATGGTGGCGGTGTTCCGCCAGCGCGGCTATACCGTGGTATCGGGCAAGACTGACGACCACCTGTTCCTGCTGAGCCTGATCGACAAAGGCCTCACCGGCAAGGCCGCCGACGCGGCGCTGGGCGCGGCCTGCATTACCGTCAACAAGAACGCGGTGCCGAACGACCCGCAAAGCCCGTTTGTCACCAGCGGTATCCGCATTGGCACCCCGGCCATCACCAGCCGCGGTTTCGGCAGCGCCGAAGCCGGCCAGGTAGCGCACTGGGTATGCGATATCCTGGACGATATCGATAACGCAGACGTTGCCCCGCGCGTACGCCGCCAGGTGGCCGAGCTATGCGCGGCCTTCCCTGTGTATCGTTAA
- a CDS encoding nuclear transport factor 2 family protein produces the protein MKRLLTATLLAASLASTALPALAGPREDANKALVLAFYDAAFGKLDAEQAATYLAPGYIQHNPEVANGVAPLQDYVRWIRANNPQSRASIKRVLADGDLVMLHVHSQDKPGELGVAVVDIFRVQDGKIAEHWDVIQPVPAKDANGNGMF, from the coding sequence ATGAAGCGCCTGTTAACCGCCACCCTGTTGGCCGCAAGCCTGGCCAGCACCGCCCTGCCCGCGCTGGCCGGCCCGCGCGAGGACGCCAACAAGGCACTGGTGCTGGCTTTTTACGACGCCGCCTTCGGCAAACTGGACGCCGAGCAAGCAGCCACCTACCTAGCACCCGGCTACATCCAGCACAACCCGGAGGTGGCCAACGGCGTTGCGCCGCTGCAAGACTACGTGCGCTGGATCCGCGCCAATAACCCGCAAAGCCGCGCCAGCATCAAGCGCGTGCTGGCCGACGGTGACCTGGTGATGCTGCACGTGCACAGCCAGGACAAGCCAGGCGAGCTGGGCGTGGCTGTGGTGGACATCTTCCGCGTGCAGGACGGCAAGATTGCCGAGCACTGGGACGTGATCCAGCCAGTGCCGGCCAAAGACGCTAACGGCAACGGCATGTTCTAG
- a CDS encoding NAD(P)-dependent oxidoreductase, with the protein MNIALIGASGFVGQALQQELLARGHHVTALVSRPERVAAAANLTVKASNAYDADTIARDVAGHDVVISAFNPGWDKADIRTLFLQGHDAIVAGTKAAGVARFIEVGGAGSLYVAPGLQLIDTPHFPAEYKEGAEGARQALNKLQDETVLDWVFVSPPALLAPGERSGQYQLGANDLLMDGEAPAGISVADLAVAIVDEAEQARHHRQRFTVAAAK; encoded by the coding sequence ATGAACATCGCACTCATCGGCGCCAGCGGTTTTGTCGGCCAAGCTCTGCAACAGGAACTGCTGGCCCGCGGCCACCACGTTACCGCCCTGGTCAGCCGCCCGGAACGCGTTGCCGCTGCGGCCAACCTTACCGTCAAGGCCAGCAACGCCTACGACGCCGACACCATCGCCCGTGACGTAGCCGGCCACGACGTAGTGATCAGCGCCTTCAACCCGGGCTGGGACAAAGCCGACATCCGCACACTCTTCCTGCAAGGCCACGATGCCATCGTGGCGGGCACCAAGGCCGCCGGCGTGGCGCGTTTCATCGAAGTGGGCGGCGCGGGCAGCCTGTACGTGGCACCGGGCCTGCAGCTGATCGACACCCCGCACTTCCCGGCCGAATACAAGGAAGGCGCCGAAGGCGCACGCCAGGCACTGAACAAGCTGCAAGACGAAACCGTGCTGGACTGGGTATTCGTGTCGCCGCCAGCTTTGCTGGCACCGGGCGAGCGCAGCGGCCAGTACCAGCTGGGTGCCAACGACCTGCTGATGGACGGCGAAGCCCCGGCCGGCATCAGCGTGGCCGATCTGGCGGTGGCCATCGTCGATGAAGCCGAGCAGGCACGTCACCATCGCCAGCGCTTTACCGTGGCGGCAGCCAAATGA
- a CDS encoding LysR family transcriptional regulator: MAVFAAVIEQGSMNAAGRELGMTASAVSQHVRRLEQQHQVALLHRTTRKLTLTEAGSVFYRSCAAMLAAANEANVQMAALRDEPVGELRIAAPSGFAGGVLGQALAPLLAANPGLSLRLFFQDEMIDLVQHRIDLALRAGNQPDSTLVARHLADWPFVLVAAPAYLAARGTPLQPGQLYQHDWIGLEQEHGLTPLRLQREGEVEILRLRCRIASNSMLSARAFALDGLGIAMQPEPEVRAQLQAGLLVQLLPDWQAPALPVYAVTPRRDVLPAKVRHAIALLQQSMH, from the coding sequence ATGGCAGTCTTTGCCGCGGTGATCGAGCAGGGTTCGATGAATGCAGCCGGGCGTGAGCTGGGCATGACCGCATCGGCGGTGAGCCAGCACGTACGGCGGCTGGAGCAGCAGCACCAGGTGGCGCTGCTGCACCGCACTACCCGCAAGCTCACGCTCACCGAAGCCGGCAGCGTGTTTTACCGCAGCTGCGCCGCCATGTTGGCCGCAGCAAATGAGGCCAACGTACAAATGGCGGCGCTGCGTGACGAGCCGGTGGGCGAGCTGCGTATTGCCGCCCCCAGCGGTTTTGCCGGCGGGGTGCTGGGGCAGGCGCTGGCGCCACTGCTGGCGGCCAACCCTGGTTTGAGCCTGCGCCTGTTTTTTCAGGACGAGATGATAGACCTGGTACAGCACCGCATCGACCTGGCGCTGCGCGCCGGTAACCAGCCGGATTCCACGCTGGTGGCGCGCCATCTGGCCGATTGGCCGTTTGTACTGGTGGCGGCGCCGGCCTATCTGGCGGCGCGCGGCACGCCACTGCAGCCGGGCCAGCTGTACCAGCACGACTGGATAGGGCTGGAGCAGGAACACGGCCTGACACCTTTGCGTTTGCAGCGGGAGGGCGAGGTGGAAATATTGCGGCTGCGCTGCCGCATCGCCAGCAACAGCATGTTGTCGGCACGCGCCTTTGCACTGGATGGGCTGGGTATCGCCATGCAGCCCGAGCCGGAAGTGCGTGCCCAGCTGCAAGCAGGTTTGCTGGTGCAGCTGCTGCCAGACTGGCAGGCACCGGCCCTGCCGGTCTACGCGGTAACGCCGCGCCGCGATGTGCTGCCGGCCAAGGTGCGGCACGCTATAGCTTTATTGCAACAATCCATGCACTAG
- a CDS encoding methyl-accepting chemotaxis protein, translating into MTLRTRLMIFVLLVLTTLSVVFCTVAYLKMSSALEQEIQNEIKMAADNKVSFVSEWVDSRQKIVGSVLPRFGTGELKPMLDQARDAGGFDDMYVGQPDKTMTQFTGGSPVPPGYDPTVRPWYLAAKDAAGPIASPPYIDAATKRPIITFAQARKDGGNLVAVAGGDVTLARVVQEVTAAKLPGDGFAFLVTAEGDVIAHPQKDSGLKKIGEVMPGFDLGALGKDGQIQEVEQDGVTDLVALYPVPKTSWLFGVVVPKAAALAPVKQLLSVMAGLAVAALVLAGILAYAGVAKMLAPLNVLHKAMVEVASGQGDLTKTLPVGNRDEVGQIAEAFNQFVAKLREMFITVRDESDALARDAADLNRVAEQIAQDSRVQSSELSATAATIEEITVSINHIADHVGETEALVSRSRSNSVESHRAMTEVEREVQSILHAVSSLHGVMGSLSGQSEQIKGIVGVIRDIADQTNLLALNAAIEAARAGESGRGFAVVADEVRKLAERTATATVQIAEMIDTVIRRTGEAITHADVTNEKVSSGVTLSREAACKVEEIKHSAEEISSRMSEITSSTAEQGVATNEMARSAERVNVMAQQTDTSLQEALATINVLATRGDELKALVARFRL; encoded by the coding sequence ATGACACTACGCACGCGCTTGATGATCTTTGTCCTGCTGGTACTCACCACGCTGTCCGTGGTGTTCTGTACCGTGGCGTACCTGAAAATGAGCTCGGCACTGGAACAAGAAATCCAGAACGAAATCAAGATGGCTGCTGACAACAAGGTTAGCTTTGTCAGCGAATGGGTAGATAGCCGCCAGAAAATCGTGGGCTCGGTGTTGCCGCGCTTCGGTACGGGCGAGCTCAAGCCGATGCTGGATCAGGCACGCGATGCCGGTGGCTTTGACGATATGTATGTCGGCCAGCCGGATAAAACCATGACCCAGTTCACTGGCGGGTCGCCAGTGCCACCGGGCTACGACCCTACCGTGCGCCCTTGGTACCTGGCTGCCAAAGACGCAGCAGGCCCGATTGCCTCGCCGCCGTACATCGATGCCGCCACCAAACGCCCCATCATTACCTTTGCCCAGGCGCGCAAGGATGGTGGCAACCTGGTAGCGGTAGCGGGGGGTGACGTAACCCTGGCGCGTGTGGTGCAAGAAGTGACCGCGGCCAAGCTGCCAGGTGACGGTTTTGCCTTCCTGGTTACTGCCGAAGGCGACGTGATTGCCCACCCGCAGAAAGATTCCGGCCTGAAGAAAATTGGCGAAGTAATGCCAGGCTTTGACTTGGGCGCACTGGGCAAGGATGGCCAGATCCAGGAGGTAGAGCAGGATGGCGTTACCGACCTGGTAGCGCTGTACCCGGTACCGAAAACCAGCTGGCTGTTTGGCGTGGTGGTGCCGAAGGCGGCTGCACTGGCACCGGTGAAGCAGCTGCTTTCCGTGATGGCCGGCCTGGCTGTGGCAGCCTTGGTGCTGGCGGGTATCCTGGCCTACGCCGGTGTGGCCAAAATGCTGGCGCCGCTGAACGTGCTGCATAAAGCCATGGTAGAGGTAGCGAGTGGCCAGGGCGACCTGACCAAAACCCTGCCGGTAGGCAACCGTGACGAAGTCGGCCAGATTGCCGAAGCGTTCAACCAGTTTGTGGCCAAGCTGCGCGAGATGTTCATCACCGTGCGTGACGAATCCGACGCCCTGGCGCGCGACGCCGCCGACCTGAACCGCGTGGCCGAGCAAATCGCCCAGGACTCGCGCGTGCAGTCCAGCGAGCTGTCGGCTACTGCCGCCACCATCGAAGAAATCACCGTCAGCATCAACCACATTGCCGACCACGTTGGCGAAACCGAAGCGCTGGTGTCGCGTTCGCGTAGCAACTCGGTGGAAAGCCACCGCGCCATGACCGAGGTGGAGCGCGAAGTGCAGTCCATCCTGCACGCGGTATCGTCCCTGCACGGTGTAATGGGCAGCCTGTCCGGCCAGTCCGAGCAGATCAAGGGTATTGTCGGTGTGATCCGCGATATTGCCGACCAGACCAACCTGCTGGCGCTGAACGCCGCCATCGAGGCGGCCCGTGCGGGCGAGAGCGGCCGCGGCTTTGCCGTGGTGGCCGACGAGGTGCGCAAGCTGGCCGAGCGCACCGCTACCGCTACCGTGCAGATTGCCGAGATGATCGATACCGTTATCCGTCGCACCGGCGAAGCCATTACCCACGCCGATGTCACCAACGAGAAAGTCAGCTCCGGTGTGACCCTGTCGCGCGAAGCCGCCTGCAAGGTGGAAGAGATCAAGCACAGTGCCGAGGAGATTTCCTCGCGCATGAGCGAAATCACTTCGTCCACCGCCGAGCAAGGCGTGGCCACCAACGAAATGGCACGCAGCGCCGAGCGCGTAAACGTGATGGCACAGCAAACCGATACCAGCCTGCAAGAAGCCCTGGCTACCATCAATGTGCTGGCTACGCGCGGGGATGAGCTCAAGGCGCTGGTGGCAAGGTTCCGCCTGTAA
- the mmuM gene encoding homocysteine S-methyltransferase, producing the protein MQDPLAAVAMNDVIILDGAMASELERRGCDLNDALWSARVLLEAPELIRQVHYDYYAAGADVATTASYQASFEGFAKRGIGHEQAVALMQQSVRLAQEARDAFCADAANLAGRKRPLVAASVGPYGAMLADGSEYRGGYGLSVQQLMDFHRPRIAALLAAGPDLLAGETFPCAEEALALAMLLRDEFPRARAWVSFSCRDAAKLSDGTPLADAVAALADFPQIVAVGVNCTAPRHIAPLLCEAARVSGKRLLTYPNSGESYDATTKTWHGSSDPGAFADAARQWRAAGAACIGGCCRTTPEDIRALSAWLRPQR; encoded by the coding sequence ATGCAAGACCCGTTGGCCGCAGTGGCCATGAATGATGTAATCATCCTGGATGGCGCCATGGCGTCCGAGCTGGAGCGTCGCGGCTGCGACCTGAACGACGCCTTGTGGTCGGCGCGTGTGCTGCTGGAAGCGCCCGAGCTGATCCGCCAGGTGCATTACGACTACTACGCCGCCGGTGCCGACGTGGCCACCACGGCCAGCTACCAGGCGAGCTTTGAGGGCTTTGCCAAGCGCGGTATCGGCCACGAACAGGCGGTAGCGCTGATGCAGCAGTCGGTACGCCTGGCGCAGGAAGCGCGTGACGCCTTTTGTGCCGATGCGGCCAACCTGGCCGGCCGCAAACGGCCGCTGGTGGCGGCCTCGGTCGGCCCGTACGGCGCCATGCTGGCCGATGGTTCGGAATACCGTGGTGGCTACGGCCTGAGTGTGCAGCAGCTGATGGACTTCCACCGGCCGCGTATCGCCGCACTGCTGGCGGCCGGCCCCGACCTGCTGGCCGGCGAGACTTTCCCGTGCGCCGAAGAGGCGCTGGCACTGGCCATGCTGCTGCGCGACGAGTTCCCCCGCGCACGCGCCTGGGTCAGCTTCTCGTGCCGCGATGCTGCCAAGCTGAGCGATGGCACGCCGCTGGCCGACGCTGTCGCCGCGTTGGCAGACTTCCCGCAGATTGTGGCCGTGGGCGTGAACTGCACTGCACCGCGCCACATTGCACCATTGTTGTGCGAGGCGGCACGGGTTTCGGGCAAGCGCCTGCTGACCTACCCCAACTCGGGCGAAAGCTACGACGCCACCACCAAGACCTGGCACGGCAGTAGCGACCCGGGTGCCTTTGCCGACGCCGCTCGCCAGTGGCGCGCTGCCGGCGCGGCCTGCATTGGCGGCTGCTGCCGCACCACGCCGGAAGATATCCGTGCGCTAAGCGCCTGGTTGCGCCCGCAGCGCTAG
- a CDS encoding YitT family protein: MTSESKCLEGGHNPLAHTWAEDLLAFLIGTSFIGLGMAMFAQAGLLTGGTAGIAFLLHYYSGASFGWLFFAINLPFYGLALRQMGRAFTLRTFVAVGLVSLFSSLHRTLFPFAGSLNPYYTGLLGGLLIGMGVIALFRHKASVGGVNILALYVQQRYGLRAGKLQFGFDLLVMAGALLVAGWPQLLGSLIGAAAMSLVIGFYHRPDRYIAQS, from the coding sequence ATGACGAGCGAAAGCAAGTGCCTGGAAGGCGGACACAATCCGCTGGCACATACCTGGGCGGAAGACCTGCTGGCCTTCCTGATCGGCACTTCCTTTATCGGCCTGGGCATGGCCATGTTCGCACAGGCCGGGTTGCTTACCGGCGGTACGGCCGGCATCGCCTTCCTGCTGCACTATTACAGTGGCGCCTCCTTTGGCTGGCTGTTTTTTGCGATCAATCTGCCGTTCTACGGGCTGGCTTTGCGCCAGATGGGGCGCGCCTTCACCTTGCGTACCTTTGTGGCCGTGGGCCTGGTGTCGCTGTTTTCCAGCCTGCACCGTACGCTGTTCCCGTTTGCCGGCAGCCTGAACCCTTACTACACCGGGCTGTTGGGTGGCCTGCTGATCGGCATGGGCGTGATTGCGTTGTTCCGCCACAAGGCCAGCGTGGGCGGGGTCAATATCCTGGCGCTGTACGTGCAGCAGCGTTACGGGCTGCGGGCCGGCAAGCTGCAGTTCGGCTTTGACTTGCTGGTGATGGCGGGCGCGTTGCTGGTAGCAGGTTGGCCGCAGCTGCTGGGCTCGCTGATTGGCGCGGCGGCCATGAGCCTGGTGATCGGTTTTTACCACCGGCCGGATCGTTACATCGCCCAGTCCTGA
- a CDS encoding YitT family protein, whose translation MTATATTLPPATTDDALGHTWLEDALAILVGTLLISFGVAMFKSAGLLTGSTAGLAFLVHYQTGVPFGVAFSLINLPFYWLAVKRMGWLFTLKTFVAVSLLSLFTGLHGQFAHFGGLNPFYSGLIGGLMMGMGFIALFRHKASLGGVNILALYVQDRYGIRAGKLQLGVDMVILLASLLLVSVPALLGSILGAAALNMVIAMNHRPDRYIGT comes from the coding sequence ATGACCGCTACTGCTACCACCCTGCCGCCTGCCACCACAGACGATGCGCTGGGCCATACCTGGCTGGAAGACGCGCTCGCCATTCTGGTGGGCACGCTGCTGATTTCATTCGGCGTGGCCATGTTCAAAAGCGCCGGCCTGCTCACCGGCAGTACCGCCGGGCTGGCTTTTCTGGTGCACTACCAGACGGGTGTGCCGTTTGGTGTGGCCTTTTCGCTGATCAACCTGCCGTTCTACTGGCTGGCAGTAAAACGCATGGGCTGGCTGTTTACGCTAAAGACCTTCGTGGCGGTGAGCCTGCTGTCGCTGTTTACCGGCCTGCACGGCCAGTTTGCCCACTTTGGCGGCTTGAATCCGTTTTACAGCGGCCTCATCGGTGGGCTGATGATGGGGATGGGCTTTATCGCGCTGTTCCGCCACAAGGCCAGCCTGGGCGGGGTGAACATTCTGGCGCTGTACGTGCAGGACCGTTACGGCATTCGCGCCGGCAAGCTGCAGCTGGGGGTGGATATGGTCATTCTGCTGGCGTCGCTGCTTCTGGTGAGCGTACCGGCGCTGCTGGGCTCCATTCTGGGCGCTGCCGCGCTGAATATGGTGATTGCCATGAATCACCGCCCAGACCGTTATATCGGCACCTGA